Proteins from a genomic interval of Salinarchaeum sp. Harcht-Bsk1:
- a CDS encoding multiprotein bridging factor aMBF1, whose product MVRCEMCGASTSSPKTIKVEGAELEVCSDCTDFGTEVRDQDASSSTSTKYSTSSSGSSGSSGGGGSSSSGSGRSSGGGGSSQRRSDMFDDMDEIATDYDDRIRSAREDEGLSQADLANELNEKASLIRKLERGETLPSDEVQSKLERHFDISLSGSAGTDEDAEWEGGGDAGEYTLGDVVKRKD is encoded by the coding sequence ATGGTTCGGTGTGAGATGTGCGGCGCCAGTACGTCGTCGCCGAAGACTATCAAGGTCGAGGGCGCCGAACTCGAGGTCTGTTCGGACTGTACGGACTTCGGGACCGAGGTCCGCGACCAGGACGCGAGTAGCTCCACGTCCACCAAGTACTCAACGAGCAGCAGTGGCTCGAGCGGGAGCAGTGGTGGCGGCGGGAGCAGTTCGAGCGGGTCCGGTCGTAGTTCCGGCGGTGGCGGCTCCAGCCAGCGCCGCTCGGACATGTTCGACGACATGGACGAAATCGCCACCGACTACGACGACCGGATTCGGTCCGCTCGCGAGGACGAGGGGCTCTCCCAGGCCGACCTCGCGAACGAACTCAACGAGAAGGCGAGCCTGATCCGCAAACTCGAGCGGGGTGAGACGCTCCCTAGCGACGAGGTCCAGTCCAAACTCGAGCGTCACTTCGATATCTCGCTGTCCGGCAGCGCGGGCACTGACGAGGACGCCGAGTGGGAGGGCGGCGGCGACGCCGGCGAGTACACGCTCGGCGACGTCGTGAAGCGAAAGGACTGA